A single region of the Brassica rapa cultivar Chiifu-401-42 chromosome A03, CAAS_Brap_v3.01, whole genome shotgun sequence genome encodes:
- the LOC103855651 gene encoding dnaJ homolog subfamily C member 2, with translation MQSLRSNSVVIKLLTYSNELSEGKPLYVSSNCLPVKALNREPAGHSFHSAALKLRGCAKKVVEDKEDTSDSPKKLANNDVEDIPSYETYKNSSSNKGKKKKNKSGKEVKEQHDHYALLGLGSLRYLATEDQIRKSYRDAALKHHPDKLAAALLLTEESEEAKEAKKEAIESHFKLIQEAYEVLMDKTKRRIFDSTDEFDDEVPSECAPKDFFKVFGPAFKRNARWSVNTRVPDLGDENTPVKEVDSYYNFWYAFKSWREFPEEEEHDLEEAESREEKRWMERENARKTQKARKEEYARIRTLVDNAYKKDPRIVKRKEEEKAKKQAKKDEKVMAKKKLEEEAAAAIEEERRRKEEEAKLAAEAAQQQKKNKEKEKKLRSKERSRLRTLSAPVLSQRLLGISVAYVEDLCMSLNTEQLRKLCDKMENKEGMKLAKVLKNGNNDGTESEEEEVVEAKQNGHVEANGFATQSPRAAAMV, from the coding sequence ATGCAGAGTTTAAGGAGTAACTCTGTTGTTATTAAGCTGCTTACTTATTCCAACGAGCTTTCTGAGGGGAAGCCGTTGTATGTTTCTTCCAATTGTCTTCCTGTGAAGGCTTTAAACCGTGAACCTGCTGGTCATTCCTTTCATTCCGCCGCTCTCAAACTCCGTGGCTGTGCAAAGAAAGTCGTGGAGGATAAAGAAGATACCTCTGATTCTCCTAAGAAACTAGCAAACAACGATGTTGAAGACATTCCTTCTTATGAAACGTACAAgaacagcagcagcaacaaggggaagaagaagaagaataagtcTGGTAAGGAAGTCAAGGAACAGCATGATCACTACGCGTTGCTTGGTTTGGGCAGTTTAAGGTATCTCGCCACAGAGGATCAGATTAGGAAAAGCTACCGCGACGCTGCTCTGAAGCATCATCCTGATAAGCTTGCTGCTGCTCTCCTTCTTACTGAGGAGAGCGAGGAAGCGAAGGAAGCTAAGAAGGAGGCGATTGAGTCTCACTTCAAGCTGATCCAAGAAGCGTATGAGGTTCTCATGGACAAAACTAAGAGGAGAATATTCGACTCTACTGATGAGTTTGATGACGAGGTCCCGAGCGAGTGTGCTCCCAAGGACTTCTTTAAGGTGTTTGGTCCAGCGTTCAAGAGAAACGCGAGGTGGTCTGTTAACACTCGTGTACCGGACTTGGGAGATGAGAACACGCCGGTGAAAGAGGTTGACAGCTACTACAACTTCTGGTACGCTTTCAAGAGCTGGAGAGAGTTTCCCGAGGAGGAGGAGCACGATCTCGAGGAAGCGGAGTCGCGCGAGGAGAAGAGGTGGATGGAGAGAGAGAACGCGAGGAAGACTCAGAAGGCTAGGAAGGAGGAGTACGCTCGGATAAGGACTCTTGTTGACAACGCTTATAAGAAGGACCCGAGGATAGTGAAGaggaaggaggaggagaaggctAAGAAGCAGGCAAAGAAGGATGAGAAAGTGATGGCCAAGAAGAAGCTGGAGGAAGAGGCTGCTGCGGCTATCGAGGAAGAGAGGAGGAGGAAAGAAGAGGAAGCTAAGCTCGCTGCAGAGGCTGCTCAGcagcaaaagaaaaacaaggagaaggagaagaagcttcGGTCCAAGGAACGGAGTCGGCTCAGGACTCTCTCTGCACCTGTTCTGTCCCAGCGTCTGCTTGGCATCTCTGTTGCATACGTGGAGGATCTCTGCATGTCGCTAAACACCGAGCAGCTGAGGAAGCTGTGCGACAAGATGGAGAACAAGGAAGGGATGAAGCTTGCAAAGGTGCTCAAGAATGGGAACAATGATGGAACtgagagtgaagaagaagaagtggttGAAGCTAAGCAGAATGGTCATGTAGAAGCCAATGGATTTGCTACTCAGAGCCCTCGAGCTGCTGCAATGGTCTGA
- the LOC103855646 gene encoding folylpolyglutamate synthase: protein MAAPGLDHLNTRHNGGSYEEALAAFRAGLQGGQAILELEEEDMLNMKVIHVAGTKGKVDVAILEVGLGGRLDSTNSVRKPVVCGVSPLGYDHMEILGDTLGKIAGEKAGIFKLGVPAFTVPQPDEAMRLLEEKASQLNKLGLDGEHQYLNAGLAVSLASTWLQQVGKLEVPSLTKKCILPEKFIKGLATASLQGRGQVVSDQFIESQTSGDLVFYLDGAHTPESMEVCAKWFSSAVNRDNQSESSEHLLSGSSESSHDQFSGEENCHQILLFNCMSVRDPTMLLPHLRNTCSNYGVHFKKALFVPNMSVYHKVGTAADLPEDDPQVDLSWQLTLQKVWESLVQSEIGSKNKNYVVLNLSDLNSILFFGYWERRRRRW, encoded by the exons ATGGCAGCTCCAGGTTTAGATCACTTGAATACAA GACATAATGGAGGTTCGTATGAGGAAGCATTGGCTGCTTTCAGGGCCGGCTTACAAGGGGGACAAGCG ATACTTGAGctggaagaagaagacatgttaAATATGAAAGTTATCCATGTCGCTGGAACCAAAGGAAAG GTAGATGTTGCTATATTGGAGGTTGGATTAGGCGGGAGGCTTGATTCCACCAATTCA GTTCGGAAACCTGTGGTATGTGGTGTATCTCCTCTTGGATATGACCACATGGAAATTTTAG GTGATACACTTGGCAAAATTGCTGGCGAGAAGGCTGGAATTTTCAAG CTTGGAGTTCCAGCTTTCACAGTACCACAACCTGATGAAGCCATGCGTCTCCTTGAAGAGAAAGCTTCCCAATTGAAT AAACTTGGACTTGATGGGGAGCACCAATATCTCAATGCTGGTCTAGCAGTTTCGCTTGCCTCTACTTGGCTCCAGCAAGTTGGTAAACTTGAAGTTCCCAGTCTTACTAAAAAG TGTATTCTTCCTGAGAAATTCATCAAAGGGTTAGCTACAGCGAGTTTGCAAGGACGAGGACAAGTTGTCTCTGATCAGTTTATTGAGTCTCAGACTTCAGGAGATTTAGTATTTTATCTGGATGGAGCTCACACTCCAGAAAGCATGGAAGTATGCGCCAAATGGTTTTCATCTGCTGTTAATAGAGACAACCAGTCAGAGAGTTCAGAACATTTGCTTAGTGGCTCCTCAGAATCCTCTCATGATCAGTTTTCAGGAGAAGAAAACTGCCATCAG ATATTGTTGTTCAATTGCATGTCAGTTAGGGACCCAACTATGCTCCTTCCACATCTAAGGAATACATGTTCAAACTACG GTGTTCACTTCAAGAAGGCATTGTTTGTACCAAACATGTCGGTATATCACAAAGTTGGTACAGCGGCCGATTTGCCAGAGGATGATCCACAGGTTGACTTGTCATGGCAGTTGACACTCCAGAAAGTGTGGGAAAGCCTTGTTCAAAGTGAAATAGGtagtaaaaacaaaaactatgtAGTCCTAAATCTTTCTGATCTCAACTCAATCCTTTTTTTTGGTTACTGGGAACGCaggagaagaagatggtga
- the LOC103855650 gene encoding probable transcriptional regulator RABBIT EARS translates to MRSYSCQMERDKCLMSMKFRPVVTRQSSNAALLWPFGEEYGGGGGCMWPPRSYTCSFCGREFKSAQALGGHMNVHRRDRARLKQQSLSSSSTDQTTPLDYDHQQHEVLDVGPKFPVQEDSRKPNGSKREISDVGNSNVLEISMKRFEHYNDEVKTDLSIGLVSSEFDPRRKQLINGVLASKKAKTDVSRLPMMVGLVIGVSKINGHHEELDLELRLGADPPKVN, encoded by the coding sequence atGCGTTCGTATTCGTGTCAGATGGAGAGAGATAAATGCTTGATGTCGATGAAGTTCCGACCGGTGGTGACGAGACAATCCTCGAACGCGGCTTTACTCTGGCCATTTGGGGAAGAATATGGCGGTGGAGGTGGTTGCATGTGGCCGCCTAGGTCTTACACGTGCAGCTTTTGCGGGAGAGAGTTCAAGTCGGCTCAAGCACTAGGTGGTCATATGAACGTTCATCGAAGAGACCGAGCTCGTCTTAAACAACAATCTTTATCATCTTCATCAACTGACCAAACTACGCCTCTTGATTATGATCATCAACAACACGAAGTTCTTGACGTGGGACCAAAGTTTCCCGTCCAAGAAGATTCGAGAAAGCCAAATGGAAGTAAGAGAGAGATAAGTGATGTTGGTAATAGTAATGTTTTAGAAATTTCTATGAAAAGATTTGAGCATTACAATGATGAAGTAAAGACTGATTTATCTATCGGTCTAGTGAGTTCTGAGTTCGATCCTCGGAGGAAGCAACTAATCAACGGGGTTTTGGCGTCCAAGAAAGCAAAGACTGATGTTTCAAGATTGCCGATGATGGTAGGGTTGGTCATCGGAGTATCCAAGATCAACGGTCATCACGAGGAGTTGGATCTTGAGCTAAGGCTAGGAGCTGATCCACCAAAGGTTAACTAG
- the LOC103855647 gene encoding PRA1 family protein A2 codes for MDWENVAAEDVIEALREVEWSTPPRSFGEFFSRFAFPRSFSKWKSRLKCNLYYYRTNYFILVILVLGLALITRPLAILGAAFTALSLAFLNDSFAASFNEKFIRTIRLFSPHLAAKMRPPHMPVIRGRSAARKTVYVCGKPRWVFVVTFLTASLVMWFSSCGLLWVLYAFLTSLALIIVHASVRTPNLKARLNTFREEFRAVWRNYSEL; via the exons ATGGATTGGGAGAACGTAGCAGCAGAGGACGTGATCGAGGCGCTGAGAGAAGTGGAGTGGTCGACGCCTCCTCGCTCATTCGGCGAATTCTTCTCTAGATTCGCGTTTCCTCGCTCTTTCTCTAAGTGGAAGAGCCGTCTCAAATGCAATCTCTACTA CTATCGGACGAATTACTTTATCCTGGTGATTCTTGTTCTAG GTCTTGCTCTGATTACAAGACCATTGGCTATTCTTGGTGCTGCTTTCACCGCCTTGAGCTTAGCTTTCCTTAACGATAG ttttgcGGCTAGTTTTAATGAGAAGTTCATAAGGACTATTAGGCTTTTCTCTCCACACTTGGCAGCTAAGATGAGGCCTCCTCACAT GCCTGTCATACGTGGGAGATCAGCAGCAAGAAAGACGGTGTACGTTTGTGGGAAACCACGATGGGTGTTTGTCGTTACTTTCCTAACAG CAAGTCTTGTCATGTGGTTCTCTTCCTGCGGTTTGTTGTGGGTCCTCTATGCATTTCTCACTTCCCTCGCCC TGATCATTGTTCATGCAAGCGTGAGAACACCAAACCTCAAGGCACGCTTAAACACATTCCGTGAAGAGTTCCGGGCTGTCTGGCGTAACTACAGCGAACTTTAA
- the LOC103855648 gene encoding uncharacterized protein At2g39795, mitochondrial, with the protein MATLLRRTASRLVGSCIKNRFSVNPFYNQTTCAPHGRLRHLTPSISRNNHFTTSARKRASSNDPLLRVIEAEIGFAEQADDYNRVEETPSGFPFKMEDKPGTKIVTLTRDYQGESVIVEVHMTNLVTGDKGDDEDEEESDEEEEEDEDKPEKPKQSNVPLLVTLSKETGPSLEFRCTAFPDKIVIKDMWVTFPDDPSKDELAYEGPSFRVLDEKLRKAFHRYIEIRGITPGMINFLHEYMINKDSKEHLLWLKTLKNFVKS; encoded by the exons ATGGCGACTTTGTTACGTCGGACAGCTTCACGGCTTGTCGGAAGCTGTATCAAAAATCGCTTTTCCGTAAATCCATTTTATAACCAGACGACGTGTGCTCCTCATGGACGCTTGCGACATCTGACGCCGTCTATTTCTCGTAACAATCACTTCACTACATCTGCCAGAAAGAGAGCTTCCTCAAATGATCCTCTTCTCAGAGTGATCGAAGCTGAGATTGGATTCGCCGAGCAAGCCGATGATTACAATCGA GTTGAAGAAACTCCAAGTGGTTTCCCTTTCAAAATGGAAGACAAACCAGGGACCAAGATCGTGACTTTGACTAGAGATTACCAAGGAGAGAGTGTTATAGTTGAAGTACACATGACTAATCTTGTGACAGGTGATAAAGGAGACGACGAAGATGAGGAAGAgagtgatgaagaagaagaagaagatgaggataAGCCAGAGAAGCCTAAGCAATCTAATGTTCCTCTCTTGGTAACACTTTCCAAGGAGACAGGACCAAGTTTGGAGTTCAGATGTACTGCGTTTCCGGATAAGATTGTGATCAAGGACATGTGGGTTACGTTTCCTGATGATCCTTCCAAGGATGAGCTTGCCTATGAAGGCCCTTCCTTCCG GGTTTTGGATGAAAAGCTGAGAAAGGCTTTCCACAGGTACATCGAGATTAGAGGGATAACGCCTGGCATGATCAACTTCTTGCATGAGTATATGATCAACAAAGATAGTAAAGAGCACTTACTGTGGTTGAAAACTCTCAAGAACTTTGTTAAGTCTTGA